The nucleotide sequence CCGTTATAGGTGAATACTCCAAAAGCTTCTGGGCATAACCGCCTCCACAAGGCAGTTTGTGTTTTAACTTCTGGTTTTCCCTGTTTGTGTCATTATTAATATTAGCAAGATTTCTCATCGGAATTGTTGATGACGCACCCCCATAAGCCCCATCCAGATTCCCTATCTGGCATGCACGAATACGAAGGCGTCGCTAAACACCGCCTGCTCTTAGCCATGGCTGTAACGGGTGTAGTCATGGTTGTGGAGGTTTTTGGCAGCATCCTAACCGGCAGCTTAGCCCTTGGCAGCGACGCAGGACACATGTTCACCCACCTATTCGCATTAATAATTAGTTACACCGCCGCCGTTTTAGCCTGCAAAAAACCCTGCCACCACCGCACTTTTGGGTTTTACCGCGTCGAAATCTTGGCGGCTCTCTTTAACAGTTTGTTTCTTTTCGCCGTTACCGCTTTCATCTTAATTGACGGCATAGCTCGTTTGCTTAATCCGCAGCCTGTAGTGGGCTTTGAAATGTTCCTTGTTGCCCTGCTTGGTTTAGCCGCCAACGGCCTGAGCATCCTTATCTTAAAAGACAGCGCACACAGCAACCTAAACATCAAAGGCGCCTTCATGCACATGTTCGCCGACACCATCTCCTCAGTTGTCATAATCGTCGGCGCCGTAATTGTCTACTTCACCAACTGGTACATCATCGACCCGCTGCTGGGCATTGGAATTTCCATGCTTATTTTGGTCTGGGCAGTGGGGCTCTTCAAAGACTCCGTGAATGTGCTGCTGGAAACCGCGCCCAAAGGCATGAACATCGACGACATAAGCGCACAGCTACACAAGCAGATTCCCCAAATCGCCGCCATAACCGACATGCACATCTGGGAAATCACCTCCCACATGTACTCCTTCACCGCCCACATCCAACTAGACACAACAGACTACAAGCAATCCCAGCAAATCCTACAGCAAATCAACCAAATCCTCGCCCAAAAATACGGCGTAAAACACACCACCATCCAACTCAAACTCGCCACCTAAACAACCCTGTCTATTTGATTCCCCCTTGTTTTCGGCTCTTTTCTTTTTGTGTTCTTTTGGAGAACAATTTTGTTTCTCAGGGAGAATAATTAGGCACTTTTACCTGTAAGGGGAGTGGTGAATAACCAAATGCCTATAGAAAAAAAATTGATTGCAAGTAGCATACTTGTCATAGCAATAGGGATAGCAAGCATAATGCCCTTGGAATACTTGATGGCAGCCCCAGCGCAACCAACTGGAAACCTCCAAGCTTTAGCCGCCGAGCCATTATTCGATGTCAACGCCCTCTACGTAAACTGCAACCTTAACCACAGTCGCCAAAACGAAACAAACACGGTTTACGGCGCCACAATTAACGGACCCCTCAACATGACTATGCTAAAGCCTGACCCCTTGCAGAATTATGACGCCAAAATTGAATATTTCAAGTTCCGTGTCTACTCTGACGAAGGGCCAATCGCTAACCTGACTTTCTGTGTCGGCTACGCAAATCTCACCCTCACGTGGATGATATGCGGTAATGGAACATTAGGCTTTACAAACGGTTTGACCTATACTGGAACCCTCGTCGACGGCGGTCTTACTGTAGGTGACGGATTTGCAAGCACCAATAACACTGGCTTCTTAAATGGTGAAATAGTCAGCGCAGACCCCAATGCTCCGCCTGAGGCAGTTACAAAGCTTCGAAACGCTGACACCATATACATAGACGTGCATCGGCAGTGTATGCTCACCGTGAAAGGCAACACCACAGTTATGACGCCCGAAAACAGCGACGTACTCCAGCATATGATTTTGACAAAGACCGACAACGGTTTTGCCTATGGAACTTACTTAGAAGGAATGGCTCCGATACCCCCCGAACTAGTAACAGGGTAGCTGATGAAACAATGGCTAACGCGGAAATCGAAGGTAACACATTGAACGTCTACACCTACGTTGCCAAAGAAGGCAGACCAGTGGGCACCCGAGATGTCACCCGAGGCGCCAACCTAAGCAGCCCCAGCGTAGCACACAGGCACCTGCTAAAACTTGAAGCATTAGGCTTAATCCAAAAAACCGCGTACGGCGACTACATGCTCAAAGAAAAAGTAGACGTCAGCGGATACGTGTGGGTCGGCAAAAACCTCGTACCCCGCCTGATATTCTACTCCCTCTTTTTTCTGGGCGCCTTCATCGCTGAAATCACCCTGACTGTAAGCTTTCTAGTAATGGGGTCAACGCTTGAAATAAGTTTTCTTTTCCTCACCGCCATGACCGCAATTGCCATGACCCTGTTCCTAACCGAAGGCATCAAAATGCACAAAAAAATCCAGCCCAAACCTCCGCAGCAGACAGGCAACCAGAACTAGCTTTGGCTGTTATTTGCCGATGACTTTCACGTTTTCAGCAAGCAGCCAAGGCGCAATTACCTGCCCCATTTTACGTTCGTTGCTGGCTACTGCAGTTACGTTTTTGAGCAGCTCAAAGATGTTGCCTGCAAGCATGACACCGTTTGTTGCGTGGCTGATTTCTCCGTTTTTGATTTTCCACGCAGGCGTCGCCACCACTGAAAACTCGCCGCTAACTGGGTTGCTGCTGTGCGCCCCTTGCAAGTAATACACGATTAAGCCCTCATCCACCTCCGCTAAAAGCTCTGCTTCGGTTTTGGTTCCAGGCAAAATGTGAAAGTTCGTGATTTCTATACTGGGCGTGGACAGGTAACCTGCGCGTGCGGCGTTTCCCGTGCTTTGTTTATCTTCTTTTTTGGCAGCATAGTTATCGTAGAGAAAACCGTGCAACACCCCATTTTCAATAAGGGGCGTCTTTTGGTGGGGTGCACCTTCAGCATCGAAAGGTCCCGAACGCAACCCCGTGGGGAATAAGCCGTCATCAAAAACCGTAAGCTCTTCTGAGCCCACTTGCATGCCCAGTTTATCTTTGAAGGGCGATTGGTCACGCTGCACGTTATCAGCTTTCACCGCGTTAATCAACGTATGATAAAGCAGGTCTTGGAGGGCAAACTGCGTCAAGATGACTTTGTAGTTGCCTGTTTGCACGGGCTGAGGATTTAGGGCAGAAACCGCCAACCGCGCAGCTTCTTCACCTACCCATTGGAGATCAACGTTGAGGTTACGCTCCGCGTTAAATTCAAAACAAACCGGAGTCACCCCCTGCGCGTCTTTGGCTAAGGTTGCCAAGCTGCATTCCACGGCGGTTCCCTGATCAAAACTGGCGATGCCATTAGAGTTCGCAATCGCATTCGAAGCGTATCCCGCGCCTACGCCGCCTTCAATGGGAAACACCCGCTTATCTGATTCGGTGGCTGCTTCTAACATGCGCGACGCCATATCCACTAAATCCTTAGGGTGCAACTCCAAAATTTGTCTATCGAAGGTTTTTTCTACGGTGGGGTAGGGTTTTGCCTCGGGGAGCCCTTTCCAGTTGGGGTCGGGTTTGCTTGCTTTGGCTGCGGCTATGGCTTTTTGGATGGTGTCTTCAACTGCGGTTTGGCTGCCTATGATGTTGGTGTAGGCAAAGCCTATGGCTTTTTGCAGCTGTACTCTAATGCCTACGCCTCTATCGATGCTGCGTTGGCTCTTGGTGATTTGACCGCGTTCAACTCCTATGCTGGTTGCTTTATCATCGTAAACAAACGCCTCTGCTTCGGCGGCGCCCTGCTTCAACGCCAATTGCACCGCGTCCTGCGCAAGCTGTAACATGAATTCTTTGTTAAGCGCTGCCACCAACAACCACCTCACTCACTCTAACGTGTGGACCCCCATCACCTATAAAGGCAGTCTGCCCCTTCCCGCACCTGCCCGAATGCAGCGAAAAATCTTTCCCCACAGCATCCACCTTATGCAACGTCTCTAATGTGCTGCCGCTAAACGAGGCGTCCCGCACCGCTTCGCCTACTTCGCCGTTTACTATTTCGTAGGCTTCTTGTATGCCCACTTGGAAGGTACCATCCAGATTTGCTTGTCCGCCGCGGAAACTCTTGAAGTAGTAACCAAACTTTACATCCTCCACAAGCTCTTCAAACGAGCGGTCATGGGGTGCCATGTAGGTGTTGCGCATGCGAATAATAGGTTCTACCCGAAAATCTTCTGCCCGAGCATTCCCCGTTGGTTTTGCACCGAATTTTTGGGCGGTTTCCCTGTTATGCATCAAGCCTTTGACGACGCCGTTTTCGATGAGCAGGGTTTTTTGGGCGGGGACGCCTTCATCGTCGTACTTGAAAGAGCCAAAAGCGTCGTTTACGGTTCCGTCATCATAGAACGTGACTAAATCTGACGCGATTTTCTTGTCCATGTTGTTTGCGAGTACGCCGCCTGCTAACGCTAAATCCGCTTCTGCTAAGTGCCCAAACGCTTCGTGAACAAATACGCCCACCACGTTAGGTCCCAAAACCACGGGAAACCCGCCGCCCCGCGGTGATTTTGCCGACAACTGCGACAGCGCACGTTTTGCCAGTTTTTCCCCTAAAACTTCGGGCGTTTGTTGTTCAAAAATTTCGTAGCCCGCGGTGGAGCCAATTTCTTCTCTGCTAAACGTAAAAACCCCCTGTTGCAGGGCGGAAGCGGTTAGTCGTGACCACACATAGAGTTTATCCTGCTCTATGTTGGTGCCTTCGCTGTTTACGAACTGGCTCTTTCCCGTTAAGTCCAAGTAGTCGATGGTGCAGCTTTTGATGCGGCTGTCTTGTTTGAGGGCGATTTGAGTTGTTTTAGCCGCGTTTTTGATTTTATCTTCTATGCTGACTTGTGCGGGGTCAGTTTTCGGTTTAATCTGCACGCGGTCTTCCACAGGGTCAATCTCGGCTAACTCTATGGGGCGTTTGAGGCTGTAGCTGGCTGCTTTTGCCATGGAGCACGCGTCAGAAACCGAATCCATCAACACTGCCCTATCCGCAGAGCCCACTGAAGCAAAGCCCCATGCGCCGTTCACCAAAACCCGCAGTGCCACGCCGTTTTCGATGCCCTGCTTGGCTGCTTCCACGCGCCCTTCTTTCATGGTAAACATGGTCTTGACAAGATTTTGTGCCCGTACCTCTGCATATTTTGCTCCAAACTTTTCCACCGCTGCCTGAGTTAGCTCTATTAGAAGTTCCTTCACAAGTTATCGCCCTGCATCAGTAAATAGGCATAATCAATAAAATCGTTATGCTCGTCAAGTCAGAAAACGTGTTTACCAGAACTCTGAAAGCCCCAACTGTTGCGCCCCATTGCGTGTTTTGGCTGGTTTGGGTTTGATAGCTTCGCGTTTGATTTTCTCAACGTCTAGTTTGCCGTATACGCCGTCGTAGCCTGGGATGACTTTGATGGTGCCTTCCCTGACACTCACGATGGTTTCGGCAACCGCGGGCTGCACAACCGTCTTCAAGTCATGCCGTGGCGTGTCAATAAGCACAGTGTATTCATCTCCAAACTTGTCCACCAACGCATTATAC is from Candidatus Bathyarchaeota archaeon and encodes:
- a CDS encoding TldD/PmbA family protein, with translation MKELLIELTQAAVEKFGAKYAEVRAQNLVKTMFTMKEGRVEAAKQGIENGVALRVLVNGAWGFASVGSADRAVLMDSVSDACSMAKAASYSLKRPIELAEIDPVEDRVQIKPKTDPAQVSIEDKIKNAAKTTQIALKQDSRIKSCTIDYLDLTGKSQFVNSEGTNIEQDKLYVWSRLTASALQQGVFTFSREEIGSTAGYEIFEQQTPEVLGEKLAKRALSQLSAKSPRGGGFPVVLGPNVVGVFVHEAFGHLAEADLALAGGVLANNMDKKIASDLVTFYDDGTVNDAFGSFKYDDEGVPAQKTLLIENGVVKGLMHNRETAQKFGAKPTGNARAEDFRVEPIIRMRNTYMAPHDRSFEELVEDVKFGYYFKSFRGGQANLDGTFQVGIQEAYEIVNGEVGEAVRDASFSGSTLETLHKVDAVGKDFSLHSGRCGKGQTAFIGDGGPHVRVSEVVVGGSA
- a CDS encoding TldD/PmbA family protein is translated as MAALNKEFMLQLAQDAVQLALKQGAAEAEAFVYDDKATSIGVERGQITKSQRSIDRGVGIRVQLQKAIGFAYTNIIGSQTAVEDTIQKAIAAAKASKPDPNWKGLPEAKPYPTVEKTFDRQILELHPKDLVDMASRMLEAATESDKRVFPIEGGVGAGYASNAIANSNGIASFDQGTAVECSLATLAKDAQGVTPVCFEFNAERNLNVDLQWVGEEAARLAVSALNPQPVQTGNYKVILTQFALQDLLYHTLINAVKADNVQRDQSPFKDKLGMQVGSEELTVFDDGLFPTGLRSGPFDAEGAPHQKTPLIENGVLHGFLYDNYAAKKEDKQSTGNAARAGYLSTPSIEITNFHILPGTKTEAELLAEVDEGLIVYYLQGAHSSNPVSGEFSVVATPAWKIKNGEISHATNGVMLAGNIFELLKNVTAVASNERKMGQVIAPWLLAENVKVIGK
- a CDS encoding cation diffusion facilitator family transporter produces the protein MTHPHKPHPDSLSGMHEYEGVAKHRLLLAMAVTGVVMVVEVFGSILTGSLALGSDAGHMFTHLFALIISYTAAVLACKKPCHHRTFGFYRVEILAALFNSLFLFAVTAFILIDGIARLLNPQPVVGFEMFLVALLGLAANGLSILILKDSAHSNLNIKGAFMHMFADTISSVVIIVGAVIVYFTNWYIIDPLLGIGISMLILVWAVGLFKDSVNVLLETAPKGMNIDDISAQLHKQIPQIAAITDMHIWEITSHMYSFTAHIQLDTTDYKQSQQILQQINQILAQKYGVKHTTIQLKLAT